ACTCAAGTACGGCGAGCGAATCCGGGTGGTGCTGGTCAACGACACGATGATGACTCACCCCATCCATTTGCACGGAATGTGGAGCGACCTCGAAGACGAGAACGGCCAGTTCATGGTGCGCAAACACACCATCGACATGCCGCCGGGATCAAAGCGCAGCTATCGGGTCACCGCCGACGCGCTCGGCCGCTGGGCCTACCACTGCCATCTCCTGTACCACATGGAAATGGGCATGTTCCGTGAAGTTCGCGTGGAAGAATGAGGCGCTACCCATGACCAGACTGATTCGCTCTACCCGCCTCGCTTTGGCACTCGCTGGCTTTACGGCTTCTTCAGCCATGGCCGCCACCGACGACATGCAGGGCATGGACCATAGCCAGATGCCGGGAATGGATCACAGCCAAATGCAGAGCATGGACGACGGCCAGATGCAGCCCGCCGCGCCGACCCAAAGCCGCACGCCGATCCCGGTATTGACCGACGCCGACCGCGCCGCCGTGTATGTCAGCCCCGCCGGCCACGCCGTGCATGACACCGCGCTCAATTATTACTTCCTCGCCGACAAACTCGAATGGCAGGACACCGACGACGGCAGCGCGTTGGCGTGGGACCTGTCCGGCTGGATCGGCGGCGACATCGATCGCCTGTGGCTGCGCTCCGAAGGCGAACGCGTCAATGGCAAAACCGAAGACGCCGAAGTCCAGGCCCTCTGGGGCCACGCGATCAGCCCGTGGTGGGACGTGATGACCGGCGTGCGCCAGGATTTCAAACCCGGCGATCCGCAAACCTGGGCCGCGTTCGGCGTGCA
The Pseudomonas lini DNA segment above includes these coding regions:
- a CDS encoding copper resistance protein B; this translates as MTRLIRSTRLALALAGFTASSAMAATDDMQGMDHSQMPGMDHSQMQSMDDGQMQPAAPTQSRTPIPVLTDADRAAVYVSPAGHAVHDTALNYYFLADKLEWQDTDDGSALAWDLSGWIGGDIDRLWLRSEGERVNGKTEDAEVQALWGHAISPWWDVMTGVRQDFKPGDPQTWAAFGVQGMALYNFETEATAFIGEDGQTAARLEGDYDILLTNRLILQPTAELNVYGKNDPQRGIGSGLSNTEAGLRLRYEIRREFAPYIGVTWNRTYGKTADYARDEGEDRSEARLVVGVRLWF